Proteins from a single region of Oryza brachyantha chromosome 6, ObraRS2, whole genome shotgun sequence:
- the LOC102710029 gene encoding NAC domain-containing protein 21/22-like, with protein MNSLSMVEARLPPGFRFHPRDDELVLDYLASKLDGGGGGAAVATVYGCPAMVDVDLNKCEPWDLPEIACIGGKEWYFYSLRDRKYATGQRTNRATESGYWKATGKDRPISRKGLLVGMRKTLVFYKGRAPKGKKTEWVMHEFRKEEQGDAMKLPLKEDWVLCRVFYKSRATIAKLPTDIYNDNSVATTSLPPLIDNYIAFDQPGSSMQNLEGYEQVPCFSNNPSHPSSSTMNNLPLTPSTAMADQEQNMGRAIKDVLSQFTKFEGNVKREALQSNFSQDGFDYLAESGFTQMWNSLS; from the exons ATGAATTCGCTGAGCATGGTGGAGGCGAGGCTGCCGCCGGGGTTCAGGTTCCACCCGCGGGACGACGAGCTCGTGCTCGACTACCTGGCCAGCaagctcgacggcggcggcggcggcgcggcggtggccacCGTCTACGGCTGCCCGGCCATGGTCGACGTCGATCTCAACAAGTGCGAGCCCTGGGACCTTCCTG AGATTGCTTGTATTGGGGGCAAGGAGTGGTACTTCTATAGCCTTAGGGATAGGAAGTATGCCACTGGCCAAAGAACAAATAGAGCAACTGAATCAGGGTACTGGAAGGCCACGGGGAAGGATCGCCCAATAAGCCGGAAGGGGTTGCTCGTTGGCATGCGAAAAACCCTAGTGTTCTACAAAGGTAGAGCCCCAAAGGGGAAGAAGACTGAGTGGGTCATGCATGAATTCCGCAAGGAAGAACAAGGCGATGCGATGAAGTTGCCTCTCAAG GAGGACTGGGTCTTGTGTAGAGTGTTCTACAAGAGTAGGGCAACCATTGCCAAGCTGCCCACAGATATCTACAATGACAACAGTGTGGCCACAACTTCACTGCCTCCTCTCATTGACAACTACATTGCCTTTGACCAGCCTGGTTCTTCCATGCAAAACCTAGAGGGCTATGAGCAAGTGCCCTGCTTCTCCAATAATCCCTCTCATCCATCGTCGTCGACGATGAACAATCTTCCATTAACACCGTCGACGGCCATGGCTGATCAAGAGCAAAACATGGGTAGGGCGATCAAGGATGTGCTGAGCCAATTCACCAAGTTTGAAGGCAATGTGAAGAGGGAGGCACTTCAAAGTAATTTTTCCCAGGATGGATTTGATTACTTAGCTGAGAGTGGATTCACACAAATGTGGAATTCACTCAGTTGA
- the LOC102709187 gene encoding probable alpha-glucosidase Os06g0675700, with product MGSPSTSPPPPARRGAFFCLLLVFLLLAVPRGVDCGYSVASVAGSKDRLKARLDLAGGTAELGADVQRLSLTASLETDTRLHVRITDADHRRWEVPQDVIPRPTPESFLDAPRPGARVLSTATSDLTFALHASPFRFTVSRRSTGDVLFDTSPSLVFKDRYLELTSSLPADRASLYGLGEHTKRTFRLQRNDTFTLWNSDIAASNVDLNLYGSHPFYMDVRSAPPRGRGGNGAGAAHGVLLLNSNGMDVIYGGSYVTYKVIGGVLDFYFFAGPSPLAVVDQYTQLIGRPAPMPYWSFGFHQCRYGYKNVADLEGVIAGYAKARIPLDVMWTDIDYMDAFKDFTLDPVNFPADQLRPFVDRLHRNGQKYVVILDPGINVNTTYGTFVRAMKQDIFIKWNGSNYLGVVWPGNVYFPDFLNPRTAEFWAQEIATFRRTIPVDGLWIDMNEVSNFVDPPMLNALDDPPYRINNSGVRRPISNKTVPASAVHYGGVSEYDAHNLYGFLEARATHAALLRDTGRRPFLLSRSTFVGSGRYTAHWTGDNAATWDDLRYSINSILNTGLFGIPMVGADICGFGGNTTEELCNRWIQLGAFYPFSRDHSAIGTVRRELYLWESVARSARKALGLRYRLLPYIYTLMYEAHVTGAPIARPLFFSYPGDVETYGIDRQFLLGRGVLVSPVLEPGATTVTAYFPAGRWFSLYDYSLTVSTKTGKRVTLPAPADTVNVHVAGGNILPLQQPALTSSRVRQSVFHLLLALADDGTASGDLFLDDGESPEMVGARSKWSHVKFSGAAENGGVVRVRSHVVHDSYAPSRTLVIGMVVLTGLQSPAPPKGFAVHVNGVQVNASTTAGSAAAGNHKNGALGTVHVGGLALAVGQEFDLKVVMNY from the exons ATGGGCTcgccgtcgacctcgccgccgccgccggcgcgtcgTGGCGCCTTCTTCTGCTTGTTGCTCGTCTTCCTCCTGCTCGCCGTGCCGCGGGGCGTCGACTGCGGGTACAGCGTCGCATCGGTGGCCGGGTCGAAGGACCGGCTGAAGGCGCGGCtggacctcgccggcggcacggcggagCTCGGCGCCGACGTGCAGAGGCTCAGCCTCACCGCGAG CTTGGAGACGGACACCCGGCTGCACGTCCGCATCACCGACGCCGACCACCGGCGATGGGAGGTGCCCCAGGACGTCATCCCGCGCCCCACGCCGGAGTCCTTCCTCGACGCGCCGCGCCCGGGCGCCCGCgtcctctccaccgccacctccgacCTCACCTTCGCCCTCCACGCCTCCCCGTTCCGCTTCACCGTCTCCCGCCGCTCCACCGGCGACGTCCTCTTCGACACCTCCCCAAGCCTCGTCTTCAAGGACCGGTACCTCGAGCTGACGTCGTCGCTGCCGGCCGACCGGGCGTCGCTCTACGGCCTCGGCGAGCACACCAAGCGGACGTTCCGGCTGCAGCGCAACGACACCTTCACGCTCTGGAACTCCGACATCGCCGCCAGCAATGTCGACCTCAACCTCTACGGCTCCCACCCGTTCTACATGGACGTGCGGTCCGCGCCcccccgcggccgcggcggcaacggcgccggcgctgcgcACGGCGTGCTCCTCCTCAACAGCAACGGGATGGACGTCATCTACGGCGGGTCCTACGTCACCTACAAGGTGATCGGCGGCGTGCTTGACTTCTACTTCTTCGCCGGCCCGTCCcctctcgccgtcgtcgaccagTACACGCAGCTCATCGGCCGCCCCGCCCCCATGCCCTACTGGTCATTCG GGTTCCACCAGTGCAGGTATGGGTACAAGAACGTGGCTGATCTTGAAGGCGTCATCGCCGGCTACGCCAAGGCGAGGATCCCACTTGACGTGATGTGGACGGACATCGACTACATGGACGCCTTCAAGGACTTCACGCTGGATCCGGTGAACTTCCCGGCCGACCAACTCCGGCCGTTCGTCGACCGCCTCCACCGCAACGGCCAGAAGTACGTCGTCATCCTTGACCCAG GGATCAACGTGAACACGACGTACGGCACGTTCGTCCGAGCGATGAAGCAGGACATCTTCATCAAGTGGAACGGCAGCAACTACCTCGGCGTGGTGTGGCCGGGGAACGTCTACTTCCCGGACTTCCTCAACCCGCGCACCGCCGAGTTCTGGGCGCAGGAGATCGCCACGTTCCGGCGGACCATCCCCGTCGACGGGCTGTGGATCGACATGAACGAGGTCTCCAACTTCGTCGACCCGCCGATGCTCAACGCGCTCGACGACCCGCCCTACCGCATCAACAACTCCGGCGTGCGCCGCCCCATCAGCAACAAGACGGTGCCGGCCTCCGCCGTGCACTACGGCGGCGTGTCTGAGTACGACGCGCACAACCTCTACGGCTTCCTCGAGGCGCGGGCCACGCACGCCGCACTGCTCCGCGacaccggccgccggccgttCCTGCTGAGCCGCTCCACGTTCGTCGGCTCCGGCAGGTACACCGCACACTGGACTGGCGACAACGCCGCGACGTGGGACGACCTCCGTTACTCCATCAACAGCATACTCAACACCGGCCTCTTCGGCATCCCCATGGTCGGCGCCGACATCTGCGGCTTCGGCGGCAACACCACCGAGGAGCTCTGCAACCGCTGGATTCAG CTTGGCGCGTTCTACCCGTTCTCGAGGGATCACTCGGCGATCGGCACCGTCCGGCGAGAGCTGTACCTGTGGGAGTCGGTGGCGCGGTCGGCGAGGAAGGCGCTCGGGCTGCGCTACCGGCTGCTCCCCTACATCTACACGCTCATGTACGAGGCGCACGTCACGGGCGCGCCCATCGCGCGGCCGCTCTTCTTCTCCTACCCCGGCGACGTCGAGACGTACGGCATCGACAGGCAGTTCCTGCTCGGCCGCGGCGTGCTCGTGTCACCCGTGCTCGAGCCGGGCGCGACCACCGTCACCGCATActtcccggccggccggtggtTCAGCCTCTACGACTACTCCCTCACCGTCTCCACCAAAACCGGCAAGCGCGTGACGCTCCCCGCTCCGGCGGACACGGTGAACgtgcacgtcgccggcggcaacaTCCTGCCGCTGCAGCAACCCGCGCTGACGTCGTCGCGCGTGCGCCAGAGCGTGTTCCACCTCCTGCTCGcgctcgccgacgacggcacggccaGCGGGGACCTCTTCTTGGACGACGGAGAGTCACCGGAGATGGTCGGCGCGCGGAGCAAGTGGAGCCACGTCAAGTTCAGCGGCGCGGCCGAGAACGGCGGCGTGGTCAGAGTCAGGTCGCACGTGGTGCACGACTCCTACGCGCCGAGCCGGACGCTGGTCATCGGCATGGTGGTGCTCACGGGCCTgcagtcgccggcgccgcccaaaGGGTTCGCCGTTCATGTCAACGGCGTCCAGGTGAACGCGAGCACGACGgccggcagcgccgccgccgggaacCACAAGAACGGAGCGCTGGGCACCGTGCACGTCGGCGGGCTGGCGCTGGCCGTCGGACAGGAGTTCGATCTGAAGGTCGTGATGAACTATTAA
- the LOC102710311 gene encoding metal transporter Nramp3, giving the protein MSGPMQRSSQPQFITSVERNNQSNGPGTPLIDSIDVDQIVIPEKNSWKNLFSYIGPGFLVSIAYIDPGNFETDLQAGAQYKYELLWIILIASCAALIIQSLAARLGVVTGKHLAEHCRAEYPKATNFILWILAELAVVACDIPEVIGTAFALNMLFKIPVWCGVLITGLSTLMLLFLQQYGVRKLEFLIAFLVSLIATCFLVELGYSKPNSSEVVRGLFVPELKGNGATGLAISLLGAMVMPHNLFLHSALVLSRKVPRSVHGIKEACRFYMIESAFALTIAFLINISIISVSGAVCGSDNLNPEDQMNCSDLDLNKASFLLKNVLGNWSSKLFAVALLASGQSSTITGTYAGQYVMQGFLDLRMTPWLRNLLTRSLAILPSLIVSIIGGSSAAGKLIIIASMILSFELPFALVPLLKFTSSRTKMGQHTNSKFISVITWGIGSFIVVINTYFLITSFVKLLLHSGLSTVSQVFSGIFGFLGMLIYMAAILYLVFRKNKTATLPLLESDSTVRITGCDTSAEGEGSLGHLPREDISSMQLPQQRTASDLD; this is encoded by the exons ATGAGTGGCCCAATGCAACGCTCATCACAGCCACAATTTATCACTAGTGTCGAGCGGAACAATCAATCAAATGGACCTGGCACTCCTCTTATTGACAGCATAGATGTTGATCAGATTGTTATTCCAGAG AAAAATAGTTGGAAGAACCTATTCTCATACATAGGGCCTGGATTTCTTGTCTCTATTGCGTATATTGATCCTGGCAATT TTGAGACAGACCTACAGGCTGGAGCACAGTACAAATATGAG CTTCTTTGGATCATACTTATTGCATCCTGTGCTGCTCTTATAATTCAATCACTTGCAGCTAGGCTAGGAGTCGTAACTG GGAAGCACCTGGCCGAGCATTGCAGAGCTGAATATCCAAAGGCCACAAATTTCATCCTATGGATTCTTGCAGAACTGGCTGTAGTTGCATGTGACATTCCTGAAG TAATTGGAACTGCTTTTGCTTTGAACATGCTTTTTAAAATCCCTGTATGGTGTGGTGTTCTGATAACTGGACTCAGCACTCTGATGCTCCTTTTCCTACAACAGTATGGG GTCCGTAAACTGGAATTTCTGATTGCTTTTCTGGTGTCACTAATAGCAACTTGTTTCTTAGTTGAGCTTGGGTATTCTAAACCAAATTCTTCAGAAGTTGTGAGGGGCCTCTTTGTTCCGGAACTTAAAGGGAATGGAGCCACTGGCCTTGCAATCTCATTACTTGGTGCTATGGTGATGCC GCATAACCTTTTTCTCCACTCAGCATTGGTACTATCAAGAAAAGTGCCACGGTCAGTTCATGGGATCAAA GAGGCATGTAGATTCTATATGATTGAAAGTGCATTTGCCCTCACGATAGCGTTTCTCATTAACATATCTATCATATCTGTTAGTGGTGCTGTCTGCGGATCAGATAATTTGAACCCTGAAGACCAGATGAATTGCAGTGATCTTGATCTTAACAAAGCTTCGTTTTTGTTAAAG AATGTTCTCGGAAACTGGAGCTCAAAGTTATTTGCAGTAGCCTTGTTGGCATCTGGCCAGAGTTCTACAATTACAGGAACTTATGCGGGACAATATGTCATGCAG GGGTTTCTAGATCTTCGAATGACACCCTGGCTACGGAACCTTCTAACTAGGTCCTTGGCAATTCTGCCAAGTCTGATTGTTTCGATAATTGGAGGTTCCTCTGCAGCTGGAAAGTTGATTATCATTGCATCG ATGATACTGTCATTTGAGCTTCCTTTTGCTCTAGTTCCACTCCTGAAATTCACCAGTAGCAGGACAAAGATGGGGCAACACACGAACTCAAAATTT ATTTCTGTGATAACATGGGGGATTGGCTCGTTTATTGTTGTCATCAACACCTACTTCCTGATAACAAGCTTTGTCAAGCTGCTTCTCCACAGTGGGCTATCGACCGTCTCCCAAGTATTCTCCGGAATATTTGGTTTTCTGGGGATGCTCATATACATGGCTGCAATTCTTTACCTTGTTTTCCGGAAGAACAAGACGGCTACCCTGCCATTGCTGGAGAGTGATTCGACGGTCCGCATCACAGGCTGCGACACGAGCGCTGAAGGAGAAGGTTCTCTGGGCCATCTGCCCCGGGAGGATATCTCCAGCATGCAGCTTCCTCAGCAGCGAACTGCTTCTGATCTAGATTAG